A single window of Bacteroidota bacterium DNA harbors:
- a CDS encoding tryptophan-rich sensory protein, with protein sequence MSKLILFLVLNFAALALGGLATGSGVTSEWYANLNKAPWTPPGWVFGFAWTSIMICFSFYMALLWPKLENENMFLLILYSLQWLLNVSWNPVFFSWHQTKFALVLIVALTLLIAYFLYSYWPALKLKSLLLLPYFLWLLIATSLNAFIVIKN encoded by the coding sequence ATGTCAAAACTCATCCTCTTTTTAGTCCTCAACTTCGCAGCCTTGGCCCTGGGTGGTTTGGCTACCGGTAGTGGTGTAACATCAGAATGGTACGCCAATCTCAACAAAGCACCGTGGACACCCCCGGGCTGGGTGTTTGGCTTCGCCTGGACCAGCATCATGATTTGCTTTTCGTTTTACATGGCGCTCTTGTGGCCAAAGCTTGAAAATGAAAACATGTTTCTTCTTATTCTCTATTCCTTGCAATGGTTATTAAACGTGAGCTGGAATCCAGTGTTCTTTTCTTGGCATCAAACCAAATTCGCTTTGGTATTAATTGTTGCCTTAACTCTTTTAATCGCGTATTTCCTCTACTCCTATTGGCCGGCTTTAAAATTAAAATCTTTACTCCTCCTGCCCTACTTTCTGTGGCTGCTTATTGCCACTTCGCTGAATGCCTTTATTGTTATAAAAAACTAA
- a CDS encoding DUF1295 domain-containing protein, with protein MVKTIIILLFTVIVIPVVSFYFDEPLNDLQKQTLTQLAFMALAAALLCFTVSTATGNCSQVDKLWSVLPIIYVWYMAYKGNFDARLNLMAILATIWGARLTYNFSRRGAYSWKFWSGEEDYRWAVLRENPALKGKVKWTLFNLFFISLYQNALILAFTLPMLILFKSPGTAISIGEIVLAILFLLFVVMETVADQQQWNYQNKKHAVLKEGKKLEGEYALGFVHTGLWAKIRHPNYAAEQSIWIVFYLFGVLASGQIINWSMAGCLLLLILFQGSSDFSEGISATKYPAYKDYQKRVGRFFPRFR; from the coding sequence CTGGTTAAAACAATCATTATACTTTTATTTACAGTTATTGTTATTCCTGTAGTCAGTTTTTATTTTGACGAACCGCTAAACGATTTGCAAAAGCAAACACTCACCCAATTAGCTTTTATGGCATTAGCTGCGGCATTACTTTGTTTTACGGTAAGCACAGCCACCGGCAACTGCAGTCAGGTCGATAAATTGTGGAGTGTACTTCCCATCATTTATGTTTGGTACATGGCCTACAAAGGTAATTTTGATGCCCGCTTAAATTTAATGGCGATTCTTGCGACTATTTGGGGCGCGCGCTTGACGTATAATTTTAGCAGACGCGGCGCTTACAGTTGGAAATTTTGGAGTGGAGAAGAAGATTATCGTTGGGCAGTGTTGCGTGAAAATCCTGCCTTAAAAGGAAAAGTAAAATGGACCTTATTCAATTTGTTTTTTATTTCCTTGTATCAGAACGCGCTCATTTTAGCATTTACTTTACCGATGCTTATTTTATTTAAATCGCCCGGCACAGCGATTTCAATTGGAGAGATAGTGTTAGCGATATTGTTTTTATTATTTGTGGTGATGGAAACCGTAGCCGATCAACAACAATGGAATTATCAGAATAAAAAACACGCGGTACTTAAAGAAGGAAAGAAACTAGAAGGCGAATATGCACTTGGTTTTGTGCACACAGGATTATGGGCTAAAATAAGACATCCGAATTATGCCGCCGAGCAAAGTATTTGGATAGTGTTTTATTTGTTTGGTGTTTTAGCTTCCGGCCAAATCATTAATTGGAGTATGGCCGGCTGTTTATTATTATTAATTTTATTTCAAGGCAGTTCTGATTTTTCGGAAGGTATTTCAGCTACTAAATACCCGGCGTATAAAGATTATCAGAAAAGAGTCGGACGGTTTTTTCCCCGATTCCGCTAA
- a CDS encoding flavin reductase has protein sequence MEKHISLQDILNYEQRYRTTFINSLGGFKSTALIGSMGGDGYTNLAIFNSFFHVGANPPYFGFVVRPDSVDRHTLINIMDCKEFTVNHVAESFYTKAHQTSARYEKEISEFDAVGLTEEFLNGNYVPYVKESRVKIYATFSQRIDVSVNNTIIIIAKIKEVVLPQDCIAEDGYIDLNKAGSVTTAGLDSYFVSKPLERLPYAKPQQFQKVA, from the coding sequence ATGGAAAAACATATTTCACTTCAAGACATCTTAAATTACGAGCAACGCTATCGCACCACATTTATTAACTCACTGGGCGGTTTTAAAAGTACGGCGCTCATTGGTAGCATGGGTGGCGACGGTTATACCAACCTGGCCATATTTAATTCATTTTTTCATGTGGGAGCAAACCCGCCTTATTTTGGATTTGTCGTTCGTCCCGATTCGGTGGATCGTCACACCTTGATTAATATCATGGACTGCAAAGAATTTACCGTAAATCATGTAGCAGAAAGTTTTTATACCAAAGCGCATCAAACATCGGCGCGTTACGAAAAAGAAATATCGGAATTCGATGCGGTAGGATTAACAGAGGAATTTCTAAATGGAAACTATGTTCCCTATGTAAAAGAAAGTCGCGTTAAAATTTACGCTACATTTTCCCAGCGCATTGATGTAAGTGTCAACAACACCATTATCATCATTGCAAAAATCAAGGAAGTTGTTTTGCCGCAAGATTGTATAGCTGAAGACGGATATATTGATTTAAATAAAGCGGGCAGTGTTACAACAGCCGGACTCGACAGTTATTTTGTAAGCAAGCCACTGGAGCGTTTGCCTTACGCCAAGCCGCAACAATTTCAAAAAGTAGCTTAA
- a CDS encoding TIGR03643 family protein translates to MDTHCYYSDLPSPWAYEKIKPQAVLSEADINRIIEMAWEDRTPFEAIKIQFDLNESDVRGLMKKKLKFSSYVLWRKRVEACSTKHLRTRQTGISRFKSKLQRSISNNKITKR, encoded by the coding sequence ATGGATACACATTGTTATTACAGCGATCTGCCATCACCATGGGCCTATGAAAAAATAAAACCACAAGCGGTTTTATCAGAGGCGGATATTAATCGCATTATTGAAATGGCTTGGGAAGACCGCACGCCGTTTGAAGCCATTAAAATTCAGTTTGATTTAAATGAGAGTGATGTGCGCGGCCTCATGAAGAAAAAATTAAAGTTCAGTAGTTATGTCTTGTGGCGCAAACGAGTGGAAGCCTGTTCTACCAAACATTTGCGAACAAGGCAAACAGGCATCTCTCGGTTTAAAAGTAAATTACAACGCAGTATTTCTAACAATAAAATCACTAAACGCTAA
- a CDS encoding T9SS type A sorting domain-containing protein, with amino-acid sequence MKHSYTTHKRKLRQLKSLSKRIKQMQSSVSVSAELENLISRVKRLVNELRNVFAVWQLKKVLGAAALFAGITFTNTAKAQNFAAVQQNTFGLTAVNYNSSPAFVDLDNDGDLDLMVGGYYGDWNYFQNTGTASAPAFGAAQSNPFGLTATYYFATPSFVDLDNDGDKDMISSEIYGNFQYFMNTGTASAPAFAAPTQNPFGLAAVNLFGMPSFGDLDNDGDKDLLVGEVGGNIKYFQNTGSVTAPAFGTAQSNPFGLTALGTATNSVAAPTFIDMDGDGDLDVMATDANGDFYYFANTGTASAPAFAAPVMNPFSLTAVNGYAMMSFADIDNDGDKDLMCGDYDGNLNYFERLNATGIKSQEMTEATSLHVFPNPAVESFTISGPWSEFITSVEIMDVTGKVCAQYKENSKQISVKDLAQGVYTVKITHENGSFEVKKLQKN; translated from the coding sequence ATGAAACACAGTTACACAACTCACAAACGTAAGTTGCGTCAGTTAAAATCGCTGAGCAAGCGGATTAAACAAATGCAATCAAGCGTTTCTGTTTCTGCGGAATTAGAAAATTTAATTTCCCGCGTGAAACGATTGGTGAACGAACTGCGCAACGTATTTGCAGTATGGCAACTAAAAAAAGTATTAGGAGCTGCTGCATTATTTGCGGGAATTACGTTTACCAACACTGCAAAGGCACAAAACTTTGCAGCCGTACAACAAAACACATTTGGCTTAACCGCTGTTAACTACAATTCAAGTCCGGCTTTTGTGGATTTGGATAACGATGGCGACTTAGACTTAATGGTAGGTGGATATTATGGTGATTGGAATTATTTCCAAAATACCGGAACTGCATCTGCACCTGCCTTTGGCGCGGCACAAAGCAATCCTTTCGGATTAACGGCAACGTATTATTTTGCAACTCCGTCATTCGTTGATTTGGATAATGATGGCGATAAAGACATGATCTCTTCTGAAATTTATGGTAATTTTCAGTATTTCATGAATACAGGAACGGCATCCGCTCCTGCATTTGCGGCACCAACACAAAACCCATTCGGATTAGCAGCAGTCAATCTTTTCGGAATGCCTTCATTTGGTGATTTAGATAATGACGGGGATAAGGATTTATTAGTTGGAGAAGTTGGTGGAAATATTAAATATTTTCAGAATACAGGTTCAGTAACTGCCCCTGCATTTGGTACCGCGCAAAGCAATCCGTTTGGATTAACAGCTTTAGGAACTGCTACCAATTCAGTAGCTGCACCAACCTTTATTGATATGGATGGTGATGGTGATTTAGATGTTATGGCTACAGATGCGAATGGCGATTTTTATTATTTCGCTAACACCGGAACCGCTTCGGCGCCTGCATTCGCTGCTCCTGTAATGAATCCGTTTAGCTTAACCGCTGTAAATGGTTACGCCATGATGAGTTTTGCGGATATTGATAACGATGGCGATAAAGATTTGATGTGTGGCGATTACGATGGTAATTTAAATTACTTCGAACGTTTAAACGCAACCGGTATCAAGAGTCAGGAGATGACAGAAGCCACATCATTGCATGTGTTTCCAAATCCCGCGGTGGAATCATTTACCATTAGCGGACCATGGAGCGAATTCATTACATCCGTTGAAATTATGGATGTAACAGGTAAAGTTTGCGCTCAGTACAAAGAAAATTCAAAACAAATTTCTGTGAAGGACTTAGCACAAGGCGTTTACACGGTTAAAATTACCCATGAGAACGGAAGCTTTGAAGTGAAAAAACTTCAGAAAAACTAG
- a CDS encoding TIGR03032 family protein, translating to MTNTTPANNLTPFSCTYTAQLPELLLKLNCSLAISTYQAGKLIFISPKDENYLVQLPRTFDKPMGFSLNNAQDKLALACRDQVIVFKANEELARHYPKSPNTYDTMFLPRLTYHTGALDIHDLQFGENDTLYGVNTLFSCLVKLNDDYNFVPVWKPKHITELVSEDRCHLNGMALKDGKPKYASAFGLGNTHQSWRDTVTTGGVIFDVDSHEVVAANLPMPHSPKIYNNELYVLLSATGELAKINISTGKYDVVTRIEGFVRGMSLHKEYLFIGTSKLRKNSSTFAKLAFAEKANKCTITAVHLPSGSIAGSLTYTNSVDEIYDIHVIPGKIRPNILNTLTNDYKGALSIPGATYWAAINNQNE from the coding sequence ATGACAAACACCACACCGGCCAATAATTTAACACCATTTTCCTGTACCTATACAGCACAGTTGCCGGAATTATTGTTGAAACTGAATTGTAGTTTAGCTATTTCTACTTATCAGGCCGGAAAATTAATTTTTATTTCTCCTAAGGATGAAAATTATCTGGTGCAATTACCGCGTACGTTTGATAAGCCCATGGGTTTTTCATTGAATAACGCGCAAGATAAACTGGCATTAGCCTGTCGCGATCAGGTTATTGTTTTTAAAGCCAACGAAGAATTAGCAAGGCATTATCCGAAATCACCGAATACATATGATACCATGTTTTTGCCGCGTTTAACGTATCACACCGGCGCATTGGATATTCATGATTTACAATTTGGCGAGAATGATACTTTGTATGGCGTGAATACTTTATTTTCTTGTTTAGTTAAATTAAATGACGATTATAATTTTGTACCGGTTTGGAAACCAAAACATATCACAGAGCTGGTGTCTGAAGACCGTTGTCATTTAAACGGGATGGCATTAAAAGACGGAAAACCAAAATACGCATCGGCATTTGGTTTAGGAAACACCCATCAGAGCTGGCGTGATACAGTAACAACCGGTGGCGTTATTTTTGATGTCGATAGCCATGAAGTAGTCGCCGCTAATTTACCCATGCCGCACTCACCAAAAATTTACAATAACGAATTGTATGTGTTGTTATCAGCAACCGGTGAGTTAGCAAAAATAAACATTAGCACAGGTAAGTACGATGTAGTAACGCGAATCGAAGGATTTGTAAGAGGCATGAGTTTACACAAGGAGTATTTATTTATTGGTACTTCTAAGTTGCGTAAAAACTCTTCCACCTTTGCGAAGTTAGCCTTCGCCGAAAAAGCCAATAAATGTACCATTACCGCCGTGCATTTACCGAGTGGAAGTATTGCAGGATCGCTGACTTATACGAATTCAGTAGATGAGATTTACGATATACATGTGATTCCCGGAAAAATACGACCAAACATTTTGAATACGCTCACCAATGATTACAAAGGAGCTTTGAGTATACCGGGCGCCACCTATTGGGCAGCGATAAATAATCAGAACGAATAA
- a CDS encoding pseudouridine synthase, whose amino-acid sequence MKVDKFISQSGFTSRRKACDLIEENRITVNGKVANFSTKIKEGDVVKVDGKIIEAKEFKPVYIAYHKPKGIVCTTEKIKGNIIDAINYPEKIYPVGRLDKDSEGLILLTNHGEIINKISHAEEGHEKEYIVTLNLPVRKKFLEEISEGIEILGEITKPCKTELIPGTKRLFKIILTQGLNRQIRRMCNEYDYQVIRLQRVRVMNIHLGKLKPGEWRELSEEELKTLMKELE is encoded by the coding sequence ATGAAAGTAGATAAATTTATTAGCCAAAGCGGCTTTACATCCAGGCGGAAGGCTTGTGATTTAATTGAAGAAAACAGGATTACCGTTAATGGAAAAGTTGCAAATTTCAGCACAAAAATAAAAGAAGGCGATGTTGTTAAGGTAGATGGAAAAATAATTGAGGCGAAAGAATTTAAACCAGTTTACATCGCTTACCATAAGCCCAAAGGCATTGTTTGCACGACAGAGAAAATTAAAGGCAATATCATTGATGCCATAAATTATCCGGAAAAAATATATCCGGTGGGCAGATTGGATAAAGACTCGGAAGGACTAATACTGCTCACCAATCACGGGGAAATCATCAATAAAATATCGCATGCGGAAGAAGGTCACGAAAAAGAATACATCGTTACTTTAAATCTACCGGTAAGAAAAAAATTCCTGGAAGAAATTTCCGAAGGCATTGAAATATTGGGAGAGATAACCAAGCCTTGTAAAACAGAACTAATTCCGGGTACTAAACGCTTATTCAAAATAATTCTAACGCAAGGATTAAACCGACAAATCCGCCGTATGTGTAATGAATACGATTATCAAGTTATCCGTTTACAACGCGTACGTGTCATGAATATTCATCTTGGAAAATTAAAACCCGGAGAATGGAGAGAGTTAAGCGAAGAAGAATTAAAAACTCTAATGAAAGAGTTGGAATAA
- a CDS encoding RidA family protein, producing MKKVITSSGAPAPIGPYSHANMVPASGNFLFVSGQVAKDAVTGALTLDDISKETHKVMGNVKAILIDAGMDFTNVVKTTIFLTDMNNFSKVNEAYGSYFTGNFPARETVQVSRLPLDVNVEISVIAVK from the coding sequence ATGAAAAAAGTAATTACATCATCAGGTGCTCCGGCGCCAATCGGTCCATACAGTCATGCAAACATGGTACCGGCAAGCGGGAATTTTTTATTTGTATCCGGACAAGTTGCCAAGGATGCAGTAACGGGCGCATTAACGCTGGATGATATCAGCAAAGAAACACATAAGGTGATGGGAAATGTAAAAGCGATTTTAATTGATGCAGGAATGGATTTTACAAATGTGGTTAAAACCACAATTTTCTTAACCGATATGAATAATTTCTCTAAAGTGAATGAAGCTTACGGTTCTTATTTCACCGGGAATTTTCCGGCAAGAGAAACGGTGCAGGTAAGTCGTTTGCCTCTGGATGTGAATGTTGAGATTTCTGTTATTGCTGTGAAATAG
- a CDS encoding aminotransferase class V-fold PLP-dependent enzyme has product MSFDIRDLFLLRKDITFLNFGSFGACPKPIFEDYQKWQYELEQEPVQFITVNGLRYLEKSRETLATFLNCGAKDLVYVTNPSYAVNTIAKSLNLQQGDEILTTNLEYGACDKAWNYYCKKTGAKYVQQSISLPLTTKEKFVEEFFKGFTSKTKLVFISHITSSTALIFPVKEIVAEAKRRGVLVFVDGAHAPAHVDLDLTALNADIYTGACHKWMMTPKGSSFLYVKKELQERFDPLVVSWGYEAFFPSDSKFLDWHQMNGTRDYSAFLTIPKAIEFMNQYNWKEVSARCKKLVRDNALRFCELAGSQPLCPISDEFLGQLFSIPINTKEPEKLQRHLFEHYKIEIPVMRHGDKVYLRYSINAFNSQHDLDVLYNAISELIQQNNLISKF; this is encoded by the coding sequence ATGAGCTTCGATATCAGAGATTTATTTTTATTACGAAAGGATATCACCTTTCTGAACTTTGGTTCATTCGGTGCTTGTCCAAAACCAATCTTTGAAGATTATCAAAAATGGCAATACGAACTGGAGCAAGAACCGGTTCAGTTTATAACGGTGAACGGCTTGCGCTATCTGGAGAAATCCCGCGAAACACTGGCCACTTTTTTAAATTGTGGCGCAAAAGATTTAGTATATGTAACCAATCCCTCCTATGCGGTGAACACCATTGCGAAGAGTTTGAATTTGCAGCAAGGCGATGAAATACTCACTACCAATTTAGAATATGGCGCTTGTGATAAAGCCTGGAATTACTATTGCAAAAAGACCGGAGCAAAGTATGTACAACAATCTATTTCTCTGCCATTAACTACAAAGGAAAAGTTTGTAGAAGAGTTTTTCAAAGGATTTACATCCAAAACTAAATTGGTTTTTATTTCCCATATCACCAGTTCAACGGCATTAATATTTCCTGTAAAAGAAATTGTAGCAGAAGCGAAACGTAGAGGTGTGTTGGTTTTTGTTGACGGAGCGCATGCACCGGCGCATGTGGATTTAGATTTAACCGCTCTAAATGCTGATATCTATACAGGCGCTTGTCACAAATGGATGATGACACCAAAAGGCTCTTCTTTTTTATATGTGAAGAAGGAATTACAGGAAAGATTTGATCCTCTTGTAGTAAGTTGGGGTTACGAAGCGTTCTTCCCTTCTGATTCCAAATTTCTCGACTGGCATCAGATGAATGGGACACGTGATTATTCCGCTTTTCTAACGATTCCTAAAGCGATTGAATTCATGAATCAATACAATTGGAAGGAAGTAAGTGCTAGATGTAAAAAATTAGTGCGTGATAATGCTTTACGTTTTTGTGAACTCGCAGGCTCACAACCTTTGTGTCCGATATCAGATGAATTTCTCGGACAGCTGTTCAGTATTCCAATCAACACCAAAGAGCCGGAGAAATTACAGCGTCATTTATTTGAGCACTATAAAATTGAAATCCCTGTGATGCGTCACGGTGATAAGGTATATTTGCGTTATTCCATTAATGCATTTAACTCGCAACATGATTTGGATGTTTTATATAATGCGATCTCAGAACTAATCCAACAAAATAATTTAATCTCTAAATTTTAA
- a CDS encoding aminotransferase class V-fold PLP-dependent enzyme: MNKRDFLKTSASGLGALFSFPILESIIEKFEAIPAGQLASDEDFWLQIRNGYKLKPDYINLENGYYCIQPEEILESYIKHLREINLQGAYYMRTVQYDNKKAMTQRLADIAGCTTEEIIITRNTTESLDMIIGGLDWKPGDEAVMAQQDYGAMLDMFEQVSKRYGMVNKIISVPNHPQSDEEIVSLYENAITPKTKLLMVCHMINITGQILPVKKICDMAHKKGVQVMVDGAHAFAHLDFKITDLNCDYYGASLHKWLSNPLGAGLLYVRKENISKVWPLLAESPKEPNDISRLNHTGTIPVHTDLAIANAADYYAKIGAKRKEERLRYLQNYWTKQVRNLPGVILNTPEDPARSCAIANVGIKGMKPAAMAERLLKQYGIYTVAIDGKGVQGCRITPNLYTTTKELDKFVKALKDMINTK; encoded by the coding sequence ATGAATAAACGCGATTTTTTAAAAACATCGGCAAGCGGACTTGGCGCATTATTTTCATTTCCAATTCTCGAATCAATCATAGAAAAATTTGAGGCGATTCCTGCCGGGCAATTAGCATCTGACGAAGATTTCTGGTTGCAGATCCGTAACGGCTATAAATTAAAACCGGATTATATTAATCTCGAGAATGGTTATTATTGCATTCAGCCAGAGGAAATCTTAGAGAGTTACATCAAACATCTTCGAGAAATAAATTTACAAGGCGCTTATTACATGCGCACCGTTCAGTACGATAATAAAAAAGCAATGACGCAACGTCTGGCGGATATTGCCGGATGCACAACCGAAGAAATTATAATTACACGCAACACCACCGAATCACTGGATATGATTATTGGCGGTCTTGATTGGAAACCTGGCGATGAAGCTGTGATGGCGCAACAAGATTACGGCGCCATGCTGGATATGTTTGAACAAGTTTCAAAACGATACGGTATGGTTAATAAAATCATTTCGGTTCCTAATCATCCTCAATCTGATGAAGAGATAGTTTCATTGTATGAAAATGCGATTACGCCAAAAACAAAACTTTTAATGGTGTGTCACATGATTAACATTACCGGACAAATTCTTCCGGTTAAAAAGATTTGTGACATGGCTCATAAAAAAGGTGTTCAGGTAATGGTAGACGGCGCGCATGCCTTTGCTCATCTTGATTTTAAGATTACGGATTTAAACTGCGATTATTACGGAGCCAGTTTGCACAAATGGTTAAGTAATCCATTAGGAGCAGGGTTGCTTTACGTTAGGAAAGAAAATATTTCTAAAGTTTGGCCTTTATTGGCTGAAAGTCCAAAAGAACCGAATGATATTTCCCGTCTTAATCATACAGGCACCATTCCTGTTCATACCGACTTAGCTATCGCGAATGCGGCAGATTATTATGCAAAAATCGGAGCCAAACGAAAAGAAGAACGTTTACGTTATTTGCAAAATTACTGGACCAAGCAAGTAAGAAATTTACCGGGAGTTATTTTAAACACCCCGGAAGATCCGGCACGAAGTTGTGCCATTGCCAATGTTGGGATTAAAGGCATGAAGCCCGCAGCGATGGCAGAACGCTTATTAAAGCAGTATGGAATTTACACCGTAGCAATTGATGGTAAAGGCGTACAAGGTTGCAGAATTACACCAAACCTTTATACCACCACGAAGGAATTAGATAAATTCGTGAAGGCCTTAAAGGATATGATAAACACAAAATAA
- a CDS encoding C40 family peptidase, which translates to MMRSFLIFFFLFNVCSGFSQQAQADSLIAFAKKHLGTKYCYANCTPQKGFDCSGFVYYVFGHFNIKVPRASMDYEKQGKIIHPDSARPGDIIVFTGTNVKVRKPGHVGIVLSHPGEEMKFIHSSSGKKANGIIITSYSSSPYYKKRFIKVVRIDSVIP; encoded by the coding sequence ATGATGAGATCGTTTTTGATTTTCTTTTTTCTCTTTAATGTATGCTCCGGTTTTTCTCAACAGGCGCAAGCCGATTCTTTAATCGCATTTGCCAAAAAGCATTTGGGAACAAAATACTGCTATGCTAATTGCACGCCGCAAAAGGGATTCGACTGCTCAGGATTTGTATATTATGTATTCGGACATTTTAATATTAAAGTGCCGCGCGCGAGTATGGACTATGAAAAACAGGGTAAAATCATTCATCCTGATTCGGCTCGCCCCGGTGATATAATTGTTTTTACCGGAACAAATGTGAAAGTGCGTAAACCCGGACATGTTGGCATAGTACTCTCGCATCCCGGTGAGGAAATGAAATTCATACATTCTTCTTCCGGCAAAAAAGCAAACGGCATTATCATCACATCGTATTCTTCCTCACCCTATTATAAAAAACGTTTTATTAAGGTGGTACGAATTGACTCAGTGATTCCATAA